In the Brassica napus cultivar Da-Ae chromosome A7, Da-Ae, whole genome shotgun sequence genome, one interval contains:
- the LOC106357171 gene encoding CLAVATA3/ESR (CLE)-related protein 12-like encodes NILHHLLFPLSSSMALKFSQILFIVLWLSFFFLLLHYLYSFNLHHLYSPNADEPSMPKHQDRSPDTTRLVSRKALSHRFDFTPFHPRENNHHHRPSGEKDDGDEIDPRYGVEKRRVPSGPNPLHH; translated from the coding sequence AATATCCTTCATCATCTTCTGTTTCCTCTCTCATCGTCCATGGCTTTGAAATTCTCTCAAATTCTCTTTATAGTTCTCTGGCTCtcattcttctttctcctcctcCACTACTTGTATTCCTTCAACCTCCACCATCTTTACTCTCCAAATGCGGATGAGCCGTCGATGCCGAAGCACCAGGACCGCAGTCCCGACACCACTAGATTAGTCAGCAGAAAAGCTCTCTCCCATAGATTTGACTTCACTCCTTTCCATCCCCGAGAGAACAACCACCATCATCGTCCTTCCGGCGAGAAAGACGACGGCGATGAGATCGATCCCCGTTACGGAGTGGAGAAACGCCGAGTTCCCTCCGGACCCAATCCGTTGCACCATTGA